A window of the Ostrea edulis chromosome 1, xbOstEdul1.1, whole genome shotgun sequence genome harbors these coding sequences:
- the LOC125675985 gene encoding uncharacterized protein LOC125675985 gives MSVVEKTAIAVLLIVQVLVSSINGKTYAECIQDVENSVCQQYSHITICTSDGVVHNGVCDYQRSNCDAFYNHHTSFTVTGTGANGVCNFTHLITSTTPRSLSAVEISLYSAIADGIDNRLLRTQTLGTEVSEAIKIFTKQDHTHKVYVRNPDCWAHDLDLTCISPWNSNGHNRKAGTLLSPRHAIWARHYNMPVNTTLRFVDVNNKVVDRKIIKTHVLPVPSHINYHSGYDMMVGLLDQDVPSTITFAKVLPRNFTEIYGSHLHHALPVLSTDYEEKALVDDLRMMHNKMVSLSVPILSYRKAYYESKIVGDSGNPTFFVIDNQLVFLFVFTYGGAGAGTSVQYHYDDINHVMQSLGGGYSLTEIDLSKYATDSQITNVFG, from the exons ATGTCAGTCGTTGAAAAGACGGCGATAGCAGTTTTACTGATTGTCCAAG TACTAGTTTCCTCGATAAATGGGAAAACGTATGCTGAATGTATACAAGATGTAGAGAATAGCGTCTGTCAGCAATATTCTCACATCACTATCTGCACCAGTGATGGCGTCGTCCATAACG GTGTGTGTGATTATCAACGGTCTAACTGCGATGCCTTTTATAACCATCACACATCTTTCACAGTCACGGGGACTGGAGCTAATGGCGTCTGTAATTTTACACACCTTATCACCTCCACTACTCCTCGATCTCTCTCCGCCGTAGAGATAAGCCTTTATAGCGCTATTGCAGACGGTATTGACAACCGACTCCTTCGAACGCAAACACTAGGGACGGAAGTGTCAGAGGCGATTAAAATTTTCACCAAACAGGATCACACACACAAAGTGTACGTCAGAAATCCGGATTGCTGGGCACACGACCTTGATCTTACCTGTATTTCACCCTGGAACAGCAACGGGCACAACCGTAAGGCTGGAACCCTTCTTTCTCCACGCCACGCCATCTGGGCTAGGCACTATAACATGCCTGTTAACACAACTTTGCGATTTGTGGATGTGAATAACAAAGTCGTGGATCGAAAGATTATCAAAACACACGTCCTTCCAGTTCCTTCGCACATAAACTACCACAGCGGTTACGACATGATGGTCGGACTCTTGGATCAAGACGTTCCATCAACTATTACTTTTGCGAAGGTTTTACCCAGAAATTTCACAGAGATTTACGGCTCTCATTTACATCATGCTCTCCCGGTTTTGAGTACTGATTATGAAGAAAAGGCACTGGTTGACGATCTACGTATGATGCACAACAAAATGGTCAGCCTCAGTGTTCCCATTCTGTCATACCGCAAAGCGTACTACGAGAGCAAAATTGTCGGTGACAGTGGGAACCCCACCTTTTTTGTAATTGACAATCAATTAGTGTTTCTATTTGTTTTTACTTATGGTGGGGCGGGGGCGGGGACTTCAGTTCAGTATCACTATGACGATATCAATCACGTGATGCAGTCTCTTGGTGGCGGGTACTCCTTAACAGAAATCGATTTATCTAAATACGCGACGGACTCCCAAATCACAAATGTATTTGGATGA